In Oncorhynchus kisutch isolate 150728-3 linkage group LG5, Okis_V2, whole genome shotgun sequence, a genomic segment contains:
- the LOC109890867 gene encoding RNA-binding protein 6 isoform X4, giving the protein MWDGPRRGPQAGPPFRGGNRGEMFGDRGGAMPNFRGRNGMNMGPRGPQDRGPRMDMRRMDCPSDMRGPSDMRGPSDMRGPSDMRGPSDMRGPSDMRGPSDMRGHVMEPLDIRGRGEPPRDFPGRPGEESDFGLRRQYEMAIRDKLLNAAGSGGFKGPGPGMGGRGMPPRDLREPNDRFIDMRDGEMFRKDMPGFNNHNMDGRRGGFSIEPMGRNEGFRDMRDRDRPHIDRPPMGMDDIDGFNMDMPPRDSDRGMMDFSRRGASSLNPRRRFESDMDFRNRVGPQAEYRGRDRSPVRFGDSEGAPMDVRGSPGCPPDLGGPNRPKFMGKDPKGTHRDRDFPEMDEVSLAEEWKNRKMKDTLPSPMIRGLPPFTIDVQGQRFPPMSRGGGLLGEPPIFKEKDRPSTEFPGKKDGPPFGFPHTEREAPGSQDWEKKPPQDFPVMDLPSFGRRGPQYPPFPPMGPGLLPNTPNRENNSKRWPGDRDPKQNQNAPNRGDRPPYLLEMDRPPYLLEKTPPTPLGQGPKDNASFKGPKDALLEQGPERDKLVPGPAFQGKDQDYRDIDYRTGPGRVFYHKSEELQVPNEVLKESKPVQTPKFNDSGSQDQDYRSATVKDKVTHTICITGIPKTATMEQILGAFAVRDGVPMQGMKIKNVVPGYSYDTAYVEFLNLEDAVHFMESNQGSLMVGTKTALMRYVQPDRSVKEAQEPGPPAQEPLLPSPGQLLVNKAKSDHYGQNGSQAKAPVDPLSQQGSWQRSSDLTPEAWQQQVDQQLRQQEAEQQAESWASRNPPRQAPGPHQLDPIFKESKTMIIKNVKPTTTVETILKALDPFAYLDERNVRLVRGKPPGAKCFCFIDMDSHEQVTRLVDLLTKPRPLSIDGVRVYAEVAKPLKNQNYRREFDKSNTSLLGFPPESSMMEPQQYYSSQPHKQPPGAPPPNMQGDRLGGSMGGPMSSDIPHSHSSVSHLNSSMAQGGGYGEPPLVVPYQQALHPQVSSAGVMAATGDHSTDGYSYATETPDVTNYLYDATSGFYYDPQTTLYYDPASRYFYNAQTQEYLYWDSASKTYIPVPGGHSTDTQPPMAQFSVALAPDAQAILANPVADAPLDIKKPEPTPHVDPPPVLNPTPALNTMPNPNPSPERREEEDTAPHSLDKKDGKDKPGEKEEKPRSLAAVKVMKDMERWAKIQNRQKDSVRCPSPILKTSVGGLDDRKTSKAADAAFAIFERKGGDDPFKKPMAPPKKEGKGSKQPIGSLGLLASDYAATGSDEEEEVQHEAPQVSRSQSQDEEDKLTDWKKMACLLCRRQFPNKDGLVRHQQLSDLHKQNMEIHMKIKRSKKELEALENQEKELSAVESNGSPEQKRRKHQHQHQNSWAGGSRDMHKGSERPGLGSEPVERKKKEPVVWNHATYKQAVRKSMFARFKELD; this is encoded by the exons ATGTGGGACGGACCCAGGAGAGGACCACAAGCGGGACCACCCTTTCG TGGGGGCAATCGTGGAGAAATGTTTGGGGACCGAGGTGGAGCTATGCCCAATTTCAGGGGTCGAAATGGGATGAACATGGGTCCCAGGGGGCCACAGGATCGGGGGCCTCGTATGGACATGAGGAGGATGGATTGTCCGTCTGATATGAGGGGTCCGTCTGATATGAGGGGTCCGTCTGATATGAGGGGTCCGTCTGATATGAGGGGTCCGTCTGATATGAGGGGTCCGTCTGATATGAGGGGTCCGTCTGATATGAGGGGCCATGTTATGGAACCTCTTGACATACGAGGGAGAGGAGAACCACCCAGGGATTTCCCGGGAAGACCTGGGGAGGAATCAGACTTCGGCCTCCGAAGGCAGTATGAAATGGCAATCCGAGACAAGCTGCTAAATGCAGCAGGTAGTGGTGGTTTCAAGGGGCCAGGCCCAGGCATGGGAGGGAGAGGCATGCCACCACGAGATCTACGAGAGCCAAATGACAGATTTATAGatatgagagatggggagatgttCCGCAAGGATATGCCAGGTTTCAACAATCACAATATGGATGGAAGGCGTGGAGGATTTTCCATTGAGCCTATGGGTAGAAATGAGGGGTTCAGAGACATGCGTGATAGAGACAGGCCTCATATTGACAGGCCCCCGATGGGCATGGATGACATTGATGGGTTTAATATGGACATGCCTCCACGGGACTCGGACAGGGGAATGATGGACTTCAGCAGGAGGGGTGCTTCGTCGTTGAATCCAAGGAGAAGGTTTGAGTCTGATATGGACTTCAGAAACCGTGTTGGACCCCAGGCTGAatacagagggagggacagatcTCCTGTAAGATTTGGCGACAGTGAAGGTGCGCCAATGGATGTCCGGGGAAGTCCTGGTTGCCCTCCAGATCTTGGTGGGCCAAACAGACCCAAGTTTATGGGTAAAGATCCAAAAGGCACCCATAGAGACAGGGACTTTCCAGAAATGGATGAGGTGTCGCTTGCAGAGGAGTGGAAGAACCGAAAAATGAAGGACACTCTTCCATCTCCTATGATCAGAGGTCTTCCTCCTTTCACCATAGATGTTCAGGGACAGCGATTCCCTccaatgtccagagggggcggtcTTCTTGGAGAGCCACCAATTTTTAAAGAAAAAGACAGACCATCCACAGAATTCCCAGGGAAAAAGGATGGGCCTCCCTTTGGCTTCCCTCACACTGAGAGAGAAGCTCCTGGTTCCCAGGACTGGGAGAAAAAGCCCCCCCAAGATTTTCCTGTCATGGATTTGCCATCCTTTGGCCGTAGAGGTCCCCAGTACCCTCCCTTTCCACCCATGGGTCCTGGACTCCTGCCAAACACCCCGAACAGAGAGAATAACAGCAAGCGCTGGCCTGGAGACAGAGATCCCAAGCAGAATCAAAATGCACCAAATCGAGGTGACAGACCCCCATACCTCTTAGAGATGGACAGGCCCCCCTATCTCCTAGAGAAGACTCCACCAACTCCACTGGGCCAGGGGCCAAAAGATAACGCTAGTTTCAAAGGACCGAAGGATGCATTGCTTGAACAAGGCCCAGAGAGGGATAAGCTGGTTCCAGGGCCTGCATTCCAAGGCAAAGACCAGGACTACAGGGACATTGACTACAGAACAGGCCCAGGGAGAGTCTTTTACCACAAATCTGAGGAGCTGCAAGTACCTAATGAAGTTCTAAAGGAATCCAAACCAGTCCAGACTCCCAAATTCAATGACTCTGGTTCCCAG GATCAGGATTACAGGAGTGCGACTGTGAAGGACAAGGTTACTCATACAATTTGCATAACTGGAATTCCTAAGACAGCCACAATGGAACAG ATTCTTGGTGCCTTTGCAGTCCGTGATGGTGTCCCAATGCAGGGCATGAAGATAAAGAATGTTGTGCCAG GTTACAGCTACGATACGGCCTATGTGGAGTTTTTAAACCTCGAGGATGCAGTCCACTTCATGGAATCCAACCAG GGATCGCTGATGGTTGGCACTAAAACGGCTCTCATGAGATACGTCCAGCCGGACAGAAGTGTCAAGGAAGCTCAA GAACCAGGCCCTCCGGCCCAGGAACCCCTGCTGCCAAGCCCGGGCCAGCTCCTGGTCAACAAGGCCAAGAGCGACCACTACGGCCAGAATGGCTCACAGGCCAAGGCCCCAGTGGACCCCCTATCTCAGCAGGGCTCGTGGCAGCGCAGCTCAGACCTCACCCCAGAGGCCTGGCAGCAGCAGGTGGACCAGCAGCTCAGACAGCAAGAGGCTGAGCAGCAGGCAGAGTCCTGGGCCAGCCGCAACCCCCCTCGCCAAGCTCCTGGCCCTCATCAGCTGGACCCCATCTTTAAGGAGAGCAAGA CCATGATCATAAAGAATGTGAAGCCCACCACAACAGTGGAGACCATCCTGAAAGCCCTGGACCCCTTCGCCTACCTGGATGAGAGGAACGTCCGTCTGGTTAGAGGCAAACCCCCGGGTGCCAAATGCTTCTGCTTCATTGACATGGACTCTCATGAG CAAGTGACCCGTCTAGTTGACCTTCTCACCAAGCCCAGGCCTCTCTCTATCGACGGGGTCCGGGTTTACGCCGAGGTCGCCAAGCCTTTGAAGAATCAAAA CTACAGAAGAGAGTTTGATAAATCCAACACTTCTCTCCTGGGGTTCCCACCTGAGTCCAGTATGATGGAG CCGCAGCAGTACTATTCATCCCAACCTCACAAGCAGCCACCAGGCGCTCCCCCACCTAACATGCAAG GAGACCGTTTGGGTGGCTCAATGGGTGGGCCGATGAGCTCAGACATCCCTCACTCCCATTCATCCGTCTCTCACTTGAACTCCAGCATGGCTCAG GGAGGTGGCTATGGTGAACCTCCATTAGTTGTTCCCTACCAACAGGCTCTGCACCCCCAGGTCTCCTCTGCTGGAGTAATGGCAGCTACAGGAGACCACAGCACTGATGGCTACAGCTATG CTACTGAAACTCCTGACGTGACTAACTACCTGTATGATGCCACTTCCGGGTTCTATTACGATCCCCAAACTACCTTGTACTATGACCCTGCCTCTAGG taTTTCTACAATGCCCAGACCCAGGAGTACCTTTACTGGGACAGTGCATCCAAGACGTACATCCCCGTGCCTGGAGGACACTCCACAGACACCCAGCCCCCCATGGCCCAATTTAGTGTTGCCCTGGCACCTGACGCACAGGCCATTCTGGCCAATCCAGTAGCAGATGCTCCACTGGACATAAAGAAACCAGAGCCAACCCCTCACGTCGACCCTCCCCCAGTCCTGAACCCTACTCCTGCCCTGAACACCATGCCTAACCCCAACCcttccccagagaggagagaggaggaggacactgCACCTCACAGCCTTGACAAGAAAGACGGCAAAGACAAaccaggagagaaagaggagaaacccAGGAGCCTAGCCGCCGTCAAA GTCATGAAGGATATGGAGCGCTGGGCTAAGATCCAGAACCGCCAGAAGGACAGCGTCCGTTGCCCGTCCCCCATACTGAAGACCTCCGTGGGCGGACTGGACGACAGGAAGACCTCCAAGGCAGCTGATGCGGCCTTCGCCATCTTTGAGAGGAAG GGTGGAGATGACCCCTTCAAGAAGCCTATGGCTCCTCCCAAGAAAGAGGGGAAGGGCTCAAAG CAGCCCATTGGCTCTCTGGGCCTGCTGGCGTCAGACTATGCAGCTACAGGCagtgacgaggaggaggaggtgcagcACGAGGCGCCTCAGGTTTCTAGGAGCCAGTCCCAGGACGAGGAGGACAAGCTAACAGACTGGAAGAAGATGGCCTGCCTGCTGTGTAGGAGACAGTTCCCCAATAAGGACGGTCTGGTGCGCCACCAGCAGCTCTCTGACCTCCACAAGCAAAACATGGAGATCCACATGAAGATCAAAAGGTCAAAGAAGGAGCTGGAGGCTTTGGAGAACCAGGAGAAAGAG CTGAGTGCTGTTGAGTCCAATGGCTCTCCAGAACAGAAGAGAAGGAAGCACCAACATCAACACCAGAATAGCTGGGCTGGTGGCTCCAGGGACATGCACAAAGGCAGCGAGAGACCTGGGTTAGGCTCTGAACCTGTTGAG aggaagaagaaggagcCTGTCGTCTGGAACCATGCCACCTACAAACAAGCTGTGCGCAAGTCCATGTTCGCACGCTTCAAAGAGCTGGACTGA
- the LOC109890867 gene encoding RNA-binding protein 6 isoform X5: MWDGPRRGPQAGPPFRGGNRGEMFGDRGGAMPNFRGRNGMNMGPRGPQDRGPRMDMRRMDCPSDMRGPSDMRGPSDMRGPSDMRGPSDMRGPSDMRGPSDMRGHVMEPLDIRGRGEPPRDFPGRPGEESDFGLRRQYEMAIRDKLLNAAGSGGFKGPGPGMGGRGMPPRDLREPNDRFIDMRDGEMFRKDMPGFNNHNMDGRRGGFSIEPMGRNEGFRDMRDRDRPHIDRPPMGMDDIDGFNMDMPPRDSDRGMMDFSRRGASSLNPRRRFESDMDFRNRVGPQAEYRGRDRSPVRFGDSEGAPMDVRGSPGCPPDLGGPNRPKFMGKDPKGTHRDRDFPEMDEVSLAEEWKNRKMKDTLPSPMIRGLPPFTIDVQGQRFPPMSRGGGLLGEPPIFKEKDRPSTEFPGKKDGPPFGFPHTEREAPGSQDWEKKPPQDFPVMDLPSFGRRGPQYPPFPPMGPGLLPNTPNRENNSKRWPGDRDPKQNQNAPNRGDRPPYLLEMDRPPYLLEKTPPTPLGQGPKDNASFKGPKDALLEQGPERDKLVPGPAFQGKDQDYRDIDYRTGPGRVFYHKSEELQVPNEVLKESKPVQTPKFNDSGSQDQDYRSATVKDKVTHTICITGIPKTATMEQILGAFAVRDGVPMQGMKIKNVVPGYSYDTAYVEFLNLEDAVHFMESNQGSLMVGTKTALMRYVQPDRSVKEAQEPGPPAQEPLLPSPGQLLVNKAKSDHYGQNGSQAKAPVDPLSQQGSWQRSSDLTPEAWQQQVDQQLRQQEAEQQAESWASRNPPRQAPGPHQLDPIFKESKTMIIKNVKPTTTVETILKALDPFAYLDERNVRLVRGKPPGAKCFCFIDMDSHEQVTRLVDLLTKPRPLSIDGVRVYAEVAKPLKNQNYRREFDKSNTSLLGFPPESSMMEPQQYYSSQPHKQPPGAPPPNMQGDRLGGSMGGPMSSDIPHSHSSVSHLNSSMAQGGGYGEPPLVVPYQQALHPQVSSAGVMAATGDHSTDGYSYATETPDVTNYLYDATSGFYYDPQTTLYYDPASRYFYNAQTQEYLYWDSASKTYIPVPGGHSTDTQPPMAQFSVALAPDAQAILANPVADAPLDIKKPEPTPHVDPPPVLNPTPALNTMPNPNPSPERREEEDTAPHSLDKKDGKDKPGEKEEKPRSLAAVKVMKDMERWAKIQNRQKDSVRCPSPILKTSVGGLDDRKTSKAADAAFAIFERKGGDDPFKKPMAPPKKEGKGSKPIGSLGLLASDYAATGSDEEEEVQHEAPQVSRSQSQDEEDKLTDWKKMACLLCRRQFPNKDGLVRHQQLSDLHKQNMEIHMKIKRSKKELEALENQEKELSAVESNGSPEQKRRKHQHQHQNSWAGGSRDMHKGSERPGLGSEPVERKKKEPVVWNHATYKQAVRKSMFARFKELD; encoded by the exons ATGTGGGACGGACCCAGGAGAGGACCACAAGCGGGACCACCCTTTCG TGGGGGCAATCGTGGAGAAATGTTTGGGGACCGAGGTGGAGCTATGCCCAATTTCAGGGGTCGAAATGGGATGAACATGGGTCCCAGGGGGCCACAGGATCGGGGGCCTCGTATGGACATGAGGAGGATGGATTGTCCGTCTGATATGAGGGGTCCGTCTGATATGAGGGGTCCGTCTGATATGAGGGGTCCGTCTGATATGAGGGGTCCGTCTGATATGAGGGGTCCGTCTGATATGAGGGGTCCGTCTGATATGAGGGGCCATGTTATGGAACCTCTTGACATACGAGGGAGAGGAGAACCACCCAGGGATTTCCCGGGAAGACCTGGGGAGGAATCAGACTTCGGCCTCCGAAGGCAGTATGAAATGGCAATCCGAGACAAGCTGCTAAATGCAGCAGGTAGTGGTGGTTTCAAGGGGCCAGGCCCAGGCATGGGAGGGAGAGGCATGCCACCACGAGATCTACGAGAGCCAAATGACAGATTTATAGatatgagagatggggagatgttCCGCAAGGATATGCCAGGTTTCAACAATCACAATATGGATGGAAGGCGTGGAGGATTTTCCATTGAGCCTATGGGTAGAAATGAGGGGTTCAGAGACATGCGTGATAGAGACAGGCCTCATATTGACAGGCCCCCGATGGGCATGGATGACATTGATGGGTTTAATATGGACATGCCTCCACGGGACTCGGACAGGGGAATGATGGACTTCAGCAGGAGGGGTGCTTCGTCGTTGAATCCAAGGAGAAGGTTTGAGTCTGATATGGACTTCAGAAACCGTGTTGGACCCCAGGCTGAatacagagggagggacagatcTCCTGTAAGATTTGGCGACAGTGAAGGTGCGCCAATGGATGTCCGGGGAAGTCCTGGTTGCCCTCCAGATCTTGGTGGGCCAAACAGACCCAAGTTTATGGGTAAAGATCCAAAAGGCACCCATAGAGACAGGGACTTTCCAGAAATGGATGAGGTGTCGCTTGCAGAGGAGTGGAAGAACCGAAAAATGAAGGACACTCTTCCATCTCCTATGATCAGAGGTCTTCCTCCTTTCACCATAGATGTTCAGGGACAGCGATTCCCTccaatgtccagagggggcggtcTTCTTGGAGAGCCACCAATTTTTAAAGAAAAAGACAGACCATCCACAGAATTCCCAGGGAAAAAGGATGGGCCTCCCTTTGGCTTCCCTCACACTGAGAGAGAAGCTCCTGGTTCCCAGGACTGGGAGAAAAAGCCCCCCCAAGATTTTCCTGTCATGGATTTGCCATCCTTTGGCCGTAGAGGTCCCCAGTACCCTCCCTTTCCACCCATGGGTCCTGGACTCCTGCCAAACACCCCGAACAGAGAGAATAACAGCAAGCGCTGGCCTGGAGACAGAGATCCCAAGCAGAATCAAAATGCACCAAATCGAGGTGACAGACCCCCATACCTCTTAGAGATGGACAGGCCCCCCTATCTCCTAGAGAAGACTCCACCAACTCCACTGGGCCAGGGGCCAAAAGATAACGCTAGTTTCAAAGGACCGAAGGATGCATTGCTTGAACAAGGCCCAGAGAGGGATAAGCTGGTTCCAGGGCCTGCATTCCAAGGCAAAGACCAGGACTACAGGGACATTGACTACAGAACAGGCCCAGGGAGAGTCTTTTACCACAAATCTGAGGAGCTGCAAGTACCTAATGAAGTTCTAAAGGAATCCAAACCAGTCCAGACTCCCAAATTCAATGACTCTGGTTCCCAG GATCAGGATTACAGGAGTGCGACTGTGAAGGACAAGGTTACTCATACAATTTGCATAACTGGAATTCCTAAGACAGCCACAATGGAACAG ATTCTTGGTGCCTTTGCAGTCCGTGATGGTGTCCCAATGCAGGGCATGAAGATAAAGAATGTTGTGCCAG GTTACAGCTACGATACGGCCTATGTGGAGTTTTTAAACCTCGAGGATGCAGTCCACTTCATGGAATCCAACCAG GGATCGCTGATGGTTGGCACTAAAACGGCTCTCATGAGATACGTCCAGCCGGACAGAAGTGTCAAGGAAGCTCAA GAACCAGGCCCTCCGGCCCAGGAACCCCTGCTGCCAAGCCCGGGCCAGCTCCTGGTCAACAAGGCCAAGAGCGACCACTACGGCCAGAATGGCTCACAGGCCAAGGCCCCAGTGGACCCCCTATCTCAGCAGGGCTCGTGGCAGCGCAGCTCAGACCTCACCCCAGAGGCCTGGCAGCAGCAGGTGGACCAGCAGCTCAGACAGCAAGAGGCTGAGCAGCAGGCAGAGTCCTGGGCCAGCCGCAACCCCCCTCGCCAAGCTCCTGGCCCTCATCAGCTGGACCCCATCTTTAAGGAGAGCAAGA CCATGATCATAAAGAATGTGAAGCCCACCACAACAGTGGAGACCATCCTGAAAGCCCTGGACCCCTTCGCCTACCTGGATGAGAGGAACGTCCGTCTGGTTAGAGGCAAACCCCCGGGTGCCAAATGCTTCTGCTTCATTGACATGGACTCTCATGAG CAAGTGACCCGTCTAGTTGACCTTCTCACCAAGCCCAGGCCTCTCTCTATCGACGGGGTCCGGGTTTACGCCGAGGTCGCCAAGCCTTTGAAGAATCAAAA CTACAGAAGAGAGTTTGATAAATCCAACACTTCTCTCCTGGGGTTCCCACCTGAGTCCAGTATGATGGAG CCGCAGCAGTACTATTCATCCCAACCTCACAAGCAGCCACCAGGCGCTCCCCCACCTAACATGCAAG GAGACCGTTTGGGTGGCTCAATGGGTGGGCCGATGAGCTCAGACATCCCTCACTCCCATTCATCCGTCTCTCACTTGAACTCCAGCATGGCTCAG GGAGGTGGCTATGGTGAACCTCCATTAGTTGTTCCCTACCAACAGGCTCTGCACCCCCAGGTCTCCTCTGCTGGAGTAATGGCAGCTACAGGAGACCACAGCACTGATGGCTACAGCTATG CTACTGAAACTCCTGACGTGACTAACTACCTGTATGATGCCACTTCCGGGTTCTATTACGATCCCCAAACTACCTTGTACTATGACCCTGCCTCTAGG taTTTCTACAATGCCCAGACCCAGGAGTACCTTTACTGGGACAGTGCATCCAAGACGTACATCCCCGTGCCTGGAGGACACTCCACAGACACCCAGCCCCCCATGGCCCAATTTAGTGTTGCCCTGGCACCTGACGCACAGGCCATTCTGGCCAATCCAGTAGCAGATGCTCCACTGGACATAAAGAAACCAGAGCCAACCCCTCACGTCGACCCTCCCCCAGTCCTGAACCCTACTCCTGCCCTGAACACCATGCCTAACCCCAACCcttccccagagaggagagaggaggaggacactgCACCTCACAGCCTTGACAAGAAAGACGGCAAAGACAAaccaggagagaaagaggagaaacccAGGAGCCTAGCCGCCGTCAAA GTCATGAAGGATATGGAGCGCTGGGCTAAGATCCAGAACCGCCAGAAGGACAGCGTCCGTTGCCCGTCCCCCATACTGAAGACCTCCGTGGGCGGACTGGACGACAGGAAGACCTCCAAGGCAGCTGATGCGGCCTTCGCCATCTTTGAGAGGAAG GGTGGAGATGACCCCTTCAAGAAGCCTATGGCTCCTCCCAAGAAAGAGGGGAAGGGCTCAAAG CCCATTGGCTCTCTGGGCCTGCTGGCGTCAGACTATGCAGCTACAGGCagtgacgaggaggaggaggtgcagcACGAGGCGCCTCAGGTTTCTAGGAGCCAGTCCCAGGACGAGGAGGACAAGCTAACAGACTGGAAGAAGATGGCCTGCCTGCTGTGTAGGAGACAGTTCCCCAATAAGGACGGTCTGGTGCGCCACCAGCAGCTCTCTGACCTCCACAAGCAAAACATGGAGATCCACATGAAGATCAAAAGGTCAAAGAAGGAGCTGGAGGCTTTGGAGAACCAGGAGAAAGAG CTGAGTGCTGTTGAGTCCAATGGCTCTCCAGAACAGAAGAGAAGGAAGCACCAACATCAACACCAGAATAGCTGGGCTGGTGGCTCCAGGGACATGCACAAAGGCAGCGAGAGACCTGGGTTAGGCTCTGAACCTGTTGAG aggaagaagaaggagcCTGTCGTCTGGAACCATGCCACCTACAAACAAGCTGTGCGCAAGTCCATGTTCGCACGCTTCAAAGAGCTGGACTGA